A window of Strigops habroptila isolate Jane chromosome 5, bStrHab1.2.pri, whole genome shotgun sequence contains these coding sequences:
- the LOC115608470 gene encoding choline transporter-like protein 5-B isoform X1 has translation MIVSMLFPVLLRFAAGVLFWIFIFGVIGIIGYGIWHCYWEYDHLKGIPGSDLTVYDTGFQRDFRVCLQLRQTWLAFMKLPQVLLVLGAPSGAGLSVPGVPLELLVLARSVAYGCSRAFPFSAWGEVLFLLLQTMTLGFLMQHLRGTREEGRCWWLVTGCYWAPSSPPIPPPGSSPSSKQPICPSSSSAGSFKPPPTTAKATRGSSRGSPLPSCSGEPGAGLPFRRQRTHS, from the exons ATGATTGTGAGTATGCTCTTCCCTGTGTTATTGAGGTTCGCAGCTGGGGTTCTCTTCTGGATTTTCATCTTTGGTGTGATTGGAATTATAGGTTATG GCATCTGGCATTGTTACTGGGAGTACGACCATCTGAAAGGAATACCTGGATCTGACCTCACTGTTTATGATACTGGATTCCAGAGGGACTTCAGAGTGTGCCTGCAGCTGAGGCAAACATGGTTAGCATTTA TGAAGCTGCCAcaggtgctgctggtgctgggtgcccCCAGCGGGGCCGGGCTCAGCGTCCCGGGGGTgccactggagctgctggtgctggccagGAGTGTCGCCTATGGCTGCTCCAGGGCCTTCCCCTTCAG tGCTTGGGGTGAagtgctcttcctcctcctgcagaccATGACCCTCGGCTTCCTCATGCAGCACTTGAGGGGGACACGGGAAGAG GGGCGCTGCTGGTGGCTGGTTACAGGGTGTTACTGGgcaccctcctctccccccataCCACCCCCGGGCTCATCACCTTCCTCCAAGCAGCCAATCTGCCCATCATCATCCTCAGCAGG ctcctttaAGCCACCACCAACTACAGCCAAGGCCACACGGGGCAGCTCTCGGGGGTCACCACTACCCTCCTGTTCGGGGGAGCCAGGTGCAGGTCTTCCCTTCAG GAGGCAGAGGACCCACTCCTGA
- the LOC115608470 gene encoding uncharacterized protein LOC115608470 isoform X2, whose amino-acid sequence MIVSMLFPVLLRFAAGVLFWIFIFGVIGIIGYGIWHCYWEYDHLKGIPGSDLTVYDTGFQRDFRVCLQLRQTCEAATGAAGAGCPQRGRAQRPGGATGAAGAGQECRLWLLQGLPLQTMTLGFLMQHLRGTREEGRCWWLVTGCYWAPSSPPIPPPGSSPSSKQPICPSSSSAGSFKPPPTTAKATRGSSRGSPLPSCSGEPGAGLPFRRQRTHS is encoded by the exons ATGATTGTGAGTATGCTCTTCCCTGTGTTATTGAGGTTCGCAGCTGGGGTTCTCTTCTGGATTTTCATCTTTGGTGTGATTGGAATTATAGGTTATG GCATCTGGCATTGTTACTGGGAGTACGACCATCTGAAAGGAATACCTGGATCTGACCTCACTGTTTATGATACTGGATTCCAGAGGGACTTCAGAGTGTGCCTGCAGCTGAGGCAAACATG TGAAGCTGCCAcaggtgctgctggtgctgggtgcccCCAGCGGGGCCGGGCTCAGCGTCCCGGGGGTgccactggagctgctggtgctggccagGAGTGTCGCCTATGGCTGCTCCAGGGCCTTCCCCTTCAG accATGACCCTCGGCTTCCTCATGCAGCACTTGAGGGGGACACGGGAAGAG GGGCGCTGCTGGTGGCTGGTTACAGGGTGTTACTGGgcaccctcctctccccccataCCACCCCCGGGCTCATCACCTTCCTCCAAGCAGCCAATCTGCCCATCATCATCCTCAGCAGG ctcctttaAGCCACCACCAACTACAGCCAAGGCCACACGGGGCAGCTCTCGGGGGTCACCACTACCCTCCTGTTCGGGGGAGCCAGGTGCAGGTCTTCCCTTCAG GAGGCAGAGGACCCACTCCTGA
- the LOC115608470 gene encoding choline transporter-like protein 5-B isoform X3: MIVSMLFPVLLRFAAGVLFWIFIFGVIGIIGYGIWHCYWEYDHLKGIPGSDLTVYDTGFQRDFRVCLQLRQTWLAFMKLPQVLLVLGAPSGAGLSVPGVPLELLVLARSVAYGCSRAFPFSAWGEVLFLLLQTMTLGFLMQHLRGTREEGRCWWLVTGCYWAPSSPPIPPPGSSPSSKQPICPSSSSAGRQRTHS; the protein is encoded by the exons ATGATTGTGAGTATGCTCTTCCCTGTGTTATTGAGGTTCGCAGCTGGGGTTCTCTTCTGGATTTTCATCTTTGGTGTGATTGGAATTATAGGTTATG GCATCTGGCATTGTTACTGGGAGTACGACCATCTGAAAGGAATACCTGGATCTGACCTCACTGTTTATGATACTGGATTCCAGAGGGACTTCAGAGTGTGCCTGCAGCTGAGGCAAACATGGTTAGCATTTA TGAAGCTGCCAcaggtgctgctggtgctgggtgcccCCAGCGGGGCCGGGCTCAGCGTCCCGGGGGTgccactggagctgctggtgctggccagGAGTGTCGCCTATGGCTGCTCCAGGGCCTTCCCCTTCAG tGCTTGGGGTGAagtgctcttcctcctcctgcagaccATGACCCTCGGCTTCCTCATGCAGCACTTGAGGGGGACACGGGAAGAG GGGCGCTGCTGGTGGCTGGTTACAGGGTGTTACTGGgcaccctcctctccccccataCCACCCCCGGGCTCATCACCTTCCTCCAAGCAGCCAATCTGCCCATCATCATCCTCAGCAGG GAGGCAGAGGACCCACTCCTGA